In Vigna angularis cultivar LongXiaoDou No.4 chromosome 8, ASM1680809v1, whole genome shotgun sequence, the DNA window gaaaaaaaaaacaaatttgactCTTGCAAGTTTTGGCAATTGACTAAGTTCAATTATCAATGTCCTTAGATCTCAAatttgaaaaagtgaagaaaaaagaagCTTTTGAATTGTGCATGCGTTATAAGACCATACCAAATGAGAATAACtactttagttaaatttaacACTTATATAGATTTTAACAATATTCGATTAATATtggaattatttttataatgtcattcaattaaaaattttaaggtTATAAAATGGTCactttttgtaataattatattaaatattgtacATAGATTAATTATTCCTAACTAGTTGCTACgtaatattaaacatatttattaaaaatactttaaattataattctatgctacaaattatttaagatttaatatattcaatatacttattttcatatatcaaattaatttataacacAACATGAAATAACTGATATGAAAAAAGATCTTCCTGATTCCGATGATGCAGAAAAAAAGTGCAGTATTGACTGTAATCTCATTAATGTTCAATGAAATTAACTCCATCAAAGATGAACAAGGATTGACTGTAATATATAATCAATAGTTTATTGGTCATCACATGAACCCCATTGAGCTGAGTGTGTTGCTATTGGAACAGCCACAGAATTCAACATTAATAAATCTGATTAAACCCCACTAAGTAGCAGttgatgataaaattaattatgcaGAAAAACAATACACAGGAATATTTCCACATGATTATGGAGAGTATGTACGAATCATGAAAGGCCTTGCATATTTCTTGGAGATTTCactcaaaattaatatatcatttacATACATATACAGACCCGGGTTAGAAAGAAATTACCAAACCTCAAGGATCTGAACTTACCACAATTAACTACCTAAAATCAACCATTCATAGAGGCAAAATTAGAACCCTCATGAGAAAGTTCATGATCAAGGTTTTAAATTATAGTTTCATCATGATCTTTTGATGCTGTGAGAAATCTTTTAAAACCTTGATCATGAAAAGGAAGagtgaaagaaaagaagaaagaagaaactgATGATATGTCTCCTTAGCTGGGCTTGTGCAAGCTTAAGAAGCCATTATTAAATTTGGTACATTCAAACAATGCCTTAGCTGTCATTTCCCTCTCAAACCTCCAAACATAGTTCAACCCCACAAGCAGCTCAGTGATGGCAGCTTCTGTCTTCTCTTTGTTTGCAAAGAACAAAGTCTGCAACAACAACACATTGGTTTTTGGTACTAAGTTCTGCTGCTCATAGCTTCTTTCGCTGTGCCACTTTACCATGTTATGTGCCAATGGTGCCAGCCACCCCAGAATCCTCCCCAATGCATCCCTCCATTCTCCGGCGAGCACGTGATCATCACATGCAGAAAACCCCACCCCTCTCAATCTTGCCCTCAAAGATGACCTTATGCTACTTGGTAACATCCCATACAAATCATCCCTGGCATCCACCCCAACCAACTGGGGTGACTTTatcatcttctccaacaccATCACCAAGTTTGCATAGTGCAAGGCCAAAGCTGAAGCACCCAAAGTATCACCGTCACCGTCACCCTTCAACTTCAACACCTTGCAATTAGACTCGAAAAACCCATTtcccaaattttcattttcgtCGTCAAGTTTTGAGCTTCTCAACGGCCCAGATACAAAGGAGCAAGAAGAAATAGGGTTTTGGTGATCGGAAGGATAAATGGAAGACAAACTACGTGACAAAAAGGGAACACTACTACTATGGCCGATTCCGAAAACAACTTTAATCCGCGCTAACACGGTGAAAACGAACCTTGCTAACAACAAAACAACCCCATCGAAGTTTTTGTTCCATAACGACCGTTCCTTCAAGTTCTTCACCTCTTGCTTCTGCCAGAAAATCTTCTGCTGAAGATCGCTTAGTTTTTTGTGAGAGGAGTGTTCGGTGGCGGCGTTGTCAGCGTTGAGAAGCGCTTTTTTAAACGCGCCTTCGACGAGCGTGAGAGCGTCGATTTCTTTGTGGAGTGTTGCCGTGAGAGTCACGTAATGTTGCAATTTTCTGTGTTTGGTTTCGATGTCTTTCGGGGTGGTGAGGGTCCACGCGCGCGGGTCGAGGCCCGAGTTCGCGAACTCGGTGAAGATTCGGTGGAAGGATCGGAGAGAAGGTTCGTGGCAGTAGTTGCTGAGTCGGGAGACCGAGTTGGCAACGAGTCTGAGCGAGTCGGCGAACTCGGCCACGGCGAGGCTTAGAAGAAAAGACTCGTTGTTTGAGATGAGCTTGCGCACGCCTTCGAGCGCGATGGCGTCGTTCCGGAGGCGAATGACGTTGGTGTCGGAGAGGGACTGCCAGAGGTGGAGGAGCTTCGACATCACGTTCGCGATCTCGAAGGACAAAACCGAGACGTGCTTTGGCTTCGACGAAGAAAACGACGGTTTCTTCGTGAGGCTGTGCGACAGCGCCGTTTTGACCTTGATGAGCCAGGTTTCGAGGGCCATGGAAAATTCAGATTTTGGGTTGACACTGTTGGAGGAGATTGAGTTTGGTGAAATGGGTCGTGGTTTTTTCTTGGTGAGTAAGTGGGTTTCGGTGGGTTTGAGGTTGAACTAGGTGGTGAGCGCCATGTGTTTGTGAATATGCacgaaagagaaagagagaaatattTGATAGATTGGTGGTGTGGTGTGGTGTTGTTCTTCTACAGAGAGAAAAAAGGATGAAGGAGATTGTGACGGTAGAATGTGTGAGGTGAAGACGTAATTAGAAAGAGAGGGGGTGAGAGTTAAGTGTGGTTAAAGTATTTAAAGTATAGACCCACATGCAGTTTGTAGTGGCTGAGTGTGGTAGATTGTGGCGTCAGAGGGTTGGTTTATTGTCAATTCTTGTTAGGATTCAGTCGCTCCAAAAGCGCGTAGAAGCTTCACTCATGATGAAGCTGTTTGCTTTGCGAAGGTGTTTAAGGTGTGGGGAATGGGGGTTTATGCACTTTggtttgaatatttatttagcTTTTTTGGGTTTGGAAAAGGCTTCTGGCTGGTGTATTATTGATTTCTTAGTTGGTAAAAGAGACCTTTTCTGTTGTGTTTGGATGCACAGAAACGCTTTTTCTTAGATGCTGCTATAATTTATCAGGAGAGAGGGCCATATAATTATTGGCTCTTTCTTTTTTGGAATTTTATATTCTCTGTTCATATTCATTTGTTTGTATCGTTCCCATGATTAATTAACTGCCTTAATCAACAATTTCTTCTCTCATCTCACATGCACCATTTTCTACCTCcaaaaaagagaaagtaaaagaaaactTGACAGTTCAGTAATCTGCTATAAGACCACATCAGTGATGATTAGCAAAAGAATGCTCTCAACTATGTGACTAAATAATTCCAGTCTTCCTTGGTCCAAAGATCTCTCACTAATTCAGTTGACTGATATTTTGTATCTTAAAATACACTCAAGTACTCTAAGTTCATCCTATTACAGTGAATTCAATATTATGAAACCATGATGGAAAATAATTACACATCCAATACACATTCACTTTAAATTCCACTACAAGTTCACTATTCCTTGTTTTGGCGTAGAAAGTATGACATCCAAAAAAGTGATATGTTAGAATGTTTTGCGTTTGAAACAGTGTTTGTATAGATGAAATAATTATATGGCAAACAAGTAATGTCAACTGTCAGAAAGCAATGCTTAGTGTGCATAATTGATGAAGTTTGACTTGGAATAGTTAATGAGGGTCAGGAAGCAATAAAAACACATAGATAGTGGCGTACGCCTAAAAGAATGATACATTCAGAATAGCATACACATAGTGCAGATATTTGGTGGTGGAAATATAAAGAAAACTCATCCACTACCTCACTCATTCACATCACATGGCTAGTGGGAGGAGTGTGTTGGTTGGCCAGCTTCATACAAATATTTCGAACTCATCAAATGCTCCCaacatttttctatatataatctattttttaatataatatatgcaGATCTTGGTGATCAAAGCGTAACAGTGCATGTACATTAGAGTGAAAAGAGACTATTCACTTGTTATCAGAATAAATTATCTGCAGAGTtagtttttgtttcttcttttttaccTGTGCCTTGTCTTTAGCCAACCAATGGAAGGACAGTGAAGGGTTTCCAAGCTCAGTTGTTGGAAAATGAAGAGACATTCATTGATATTGATGCCTCTAGAGAGAAGCATGATCATGCAttatcttcatctttttgttttaacatATGGTGAATAAATTTTCTCTTCTGCTTCAAGAAAGACAGCCTGCTATgctagttattattttatccattCACTCACCCTTCTGCACATGGGACAAAGAATATATATGGTCAAAATAAAAGAACCTCAACATTATTGGGATAGCTTGGCACACTATTTCCTCATTTTGCTGCATTAAAACTTGTTTTAAAGGGAGGTTCTTTTTCGTCAAAGGTTAGTTTAAAAACAATCATAGAGAAGTTTATAAGAATAATCAAACTTTAGTACTGATTTTGTATAAAAGTCTAACCAAGTGAGACACCCGACTCATCTTCACTCAGTGTGTAAGTATTAACTTTGAATTTACAGAAAAAATCAGTGCCTAACTTGATAGTTTCATTCAATGAGCCATTAGCACttcatatataaaaagtttttatGCCAACTTCaatctaaaatcttaaatttaattgatttttctctttatatattattcaccTTGTTGatctttatttaatatgaaatcAATGAGAATTTTGATTTCATACAAAATATGCATGAgtttatctttttgtttgacTATTCATTTTCCAAAGGAGGCAGTGGCCTGAAGCACAGGGATATGCAATGAAAGAACGGCCAAGAAAACTAATTTACTAAATCCCagataaaatatatgtttgttattttggaAAAAGAAGCCTCCAAATCAATCTTTGGCATTCTCATGATACATTTGAGTGCAAGCTGGAAgcaaaacatatatttttacgATCACCATGCCACCTTGGTAACTCAGACAATCAGTATTGAATAGCAGCAAGTGCAAGATGAGTGTTTGAAAAGACAAAGAGATGAATATGAAATTGTCTTTTTGTGTGTGTGCAATGAACCagtgagaaaaatgaagtaCCCAAGTACATGTTGATGAAACATGCaatataatcatataaaattaatggCACAGTAAGAATGAGCAGACCATATCAGACAATCCCCGCAAAAAGTGTAAGCCACCATTTATTCTTTAGTGGGGAATCACAGATCACACTCTTCAccattttacattttctttttttctttttcctatggTTAAGATCTTAacaggaaaaataaatatttaactttttttttttattttttatatttttgtagaGAGTCTCGTatcaaactataaataaataaaacaaacttaCTATATTAGAagttattttagtaaaatttaacttttatataatttcatctTATTATAAATCGATTTTATGAGACAATTTTAACTATAATTCACAGAAAGTGAAAGATTTTCAAACATGTGTAGTTATAGACTGTGTAAAACCTTATAAAATCATCTAATGTTTAGAATTCTAAGACTTCCCTAATATCTTAAACTCTCTCATAAAgctaaaagtaatatatttgtaGTGATTTGTTTTGGGTTTTAAATCATgttctttgtattttcttttgaaacattatttatgtttttcttgtgtttaataaatatacttcgttttaataaaaataaaaaatttcttttaaaccaaaaatacatattaaaaatataaagaaataaaaacaaatgttttcaaaaaatttatatttatatgtgaaATTGACATTGATAAATAACAAAGTATTAAATTAAACCATAATAATGATgtctttaatcataaatttacatgaaatataaatgatttttcaattttcttggTGCtgaacaattattattttttcattggtTTCCAGATGAATCCTCTCAAACCAtccataaaaattaaagaaaaatgcaCCAACTCCGACATATATAGTGAATTAACTTCCTTTGAATTTTTTCCAACAATAACTACGTTTAATCGTACTTTCTTCCATGCATTTTACGGAAATTATATCCAAAATTCTAGTatcatttttctccacctttaTTGATGATCATGTATCTATCTGTATCTATCCATCAAGtaaaaaatctaataattaattatgcgaagcaaatataataaatacatttcaCTAAatccttaaattaaaattaaaaaaaaataaaatgatttttttaataattatgtaacTAATCATTTATCAttgtataatataaaactaGAGTTGACTATTCTAGTCTCTTGGAagacaaattaaatttgtttatgtttcAATTTTAGTACATTTTAAtgctcaaatttttaaaataaattaatatagtcattttaatttaataatattaactatttttcgtattaaatgatattttagattaacatttaaattgaaACATATTAGATcgtaaaaaaaactcaaatgcCAATTGATCAAACAcagtttaattatatatttattatttttaatatttgaaaactaaattatatcaaaattttagataaagtgtaattttatatttaaaaatataatccataaaacTATAAAGAGAGACacatatatttatgtatatggattatatttatatatatggattaaaaatgtttatatatatatatatatatatatatatatatatatatatatatatctcgaCACACATGAGTTCTTTCAAGAGTAATTAAAAGTTTGAGTAACATATACTATACACAAATATTATGGTGATGACattttgatgttgaaatgaAACGATCGACCTTATCTATGTTGGAGGTTTCTGTGTATAATAAGTGAATAACACTATACATCTTTTGCTTTTAGATTTTGCAACCATGCACGTAACAGTGACACAAACCagcatttttaaattttaatggcTATAGATAGCTTCAAATTCACAATCAAGGATACGTGTGTGtctcttaagttttttttttttttatttcattttgtcattaacatgtttttgttttattatttttaaattattggtCAATacgattttttttcctttaatttttttatcttgttagaacagtttattaacaaaatgaaaaaaaagttctaatcgacaatttaaaaaagtagGAAAAACAAGTTAACCATGAGCCAAAAATAGAATTAGAAAATTAACATcgtattattaataaaatactgaatattttttaaaaatattaatacatcCGTGGGGCTATAAGAACCATGCATATACGCTGACACGAACACCACAAATTAATTACTTGAATAAGAAATTAATGATGAGACACCAAAGTAGCTTTTTGTACATTTTAGGTAAAACTACCTTATTATATAGCCTCATTCTAACATTTATGTCATGCAAAGCTTTTCAGATGGAATTTATAGAGTAAGTcacttttagtatttttatatgaaCTGAGTTAATTAATGGAAgacttgttttatttattttttctcctttattatttctcttattacaactattatattaaaagaaactGTTAATAACCGTTAAAAATCccataaaatcaaaattatatagtacacaagtttaaaaaaatttatttatatttttttaaaatcttacaTCAACTAAACATAAGACCTGTAGatacaaatatcattttataatttaattttgtaaatttaaatttactttttaattatttttatcttgaaaaaaaaactaaaaattattataaaaaagcaTTCTATTATTAAGGAGATGTGAGAATTAATTGATGACAGTGTATTTATGCAGAAGTGAAAAGGAGCAGAATTAAGATGATGTGAGAGAGACAGTGACAGCAGTGTTTGGAAATAATATTGATAGAAAATTGTTAGCAGAAAGGTTTTAAGCATTTGAACCACACTTTCGGCTCAATGAATTTTCATTGATTGGTGTCTCTTCATGCTACACAACAATTTtggtttattaattaattaagcatTATCATTATAGACTTAGTTGGGAATTAACTgtacattattaattataatttactaaTCAACTACTTTTCTGCATGTTCTTCAATAATTGTTCAATCCCCACTGCTACTAAATTACATTTCTTAACCTAttttcaattcatatatatCTTCAACTTCACCTATGTAAATTCTTTTTTCTAGCCCTAATAATACCACTGCTCTTATGTACTCACACATTATATATCTGCATGTCATTCCTGGTACGTATttaatctattattattattatgttaattttgattatattgtaacatctcataatctcatacttgataattcataatttatatattgtaacattacatttaagATAACATTCCACAATCTCatacttgataattcatagttgatatatatatatatatatatatatatatatatatatatatatatatatatattttaaactcagatttcaactacaaactcataaatacaactcgaattcttctaatttattcttctatctctttctttattgacactgaatcagacgacattccttcatctgctcccgtataacgaattatactaTCAttgcacatacacaaacacaaacaagtagggtgagctaacatgcaacaaatcatttataaaacatgcataattactttgatacactcaacaaacctcatataatagttatgtcagacaccctcataccatcatacaacaatcgcaccatagatactcatcccatcatactaCAATCCCTatatcacagaaatcatacaaaatgaatatatcacaaaataaattaacaatactaaaatatcactataaatggtcaccggagaagaatcaaatgtttgacgaatcaaactcaccataaacatCAGtatacatatgactagtcacaacttactggatttgactagggctgctctatgatcagggatgtaccaactccggattttaagattcctctatcctaccatcacaaatATAACCTTAATATAAACGTTCTGGGgaactaagaagttgaatctggcatagccggttagacatcttcttatccttccagaaagatgaatccatcacatattttatatcaattgagtatattgcataatagtttaacagtacttaatctgttcaataggatttaagttaaaaacctatcGAGTAGACTTACAgaaaagagaggtgtgtcaccatggacaacttaagtaccaagtctttccttagccaaagtgttcctcaactagtttttaaacaaatttcttatttacagattcaaaacaacaacatataatattaacacagaaattcaatacaacaaacacctatgtttttcattaacaatattcacacagaatttcaagacatgaatagtaataaaacaatactaaatcataatataaaagcttagaaaggttagctgccctacctctattccagacttaatctcttgctcagaatttgtttccccgaaaaccctccagaacttctactcttcttgcaactaaaaatttcttcctaactctttcttctctatttctcaagatttctcacttgattcttcctctctttgtgcagaataacCTCCcatctcatggctatttatagtccaaaaattttactatttaacaattttttaatattattttttattttattatattaatattttaatcaccacttgacatatctgatccctcaataatgACTTCAAACGTGGAGTGCTTATCcactatcattattttaaatttttttttaaacaaaaaggtagaaaagagtttgaacccatgttcttgaaatcaccacaattttctaccatttaagctaccaaaatttcttatttagctttacacattttatttttacattaattatattttctattcacaaagaaatttattactactagtaataaaattgttactattaaggtaaatatttttcatgggtcttacattctccccaacaacaaaaaattttcgacctcgaaaattctatacttcaagaaaaatatatgatagtacgatatatatatatatatatatatgtgtgtgtgtgtgtgtgtatgtgtgtatatatatatatatatatatatatatatatatatatatatatatatatatatattatttatttagtttcaaGTCAATTACAACTTCTAATAGTTAAGTGTTAGTACATAATGgttatgataatatattttgattcctcaaataattattcacaaataatttaaataagattttaataaatatgtaattaccTCTTCTACATTGTGAATTTCAacatcataattaaaatttagaaatacaaCACTTTTATGCAGATGAGAGTGGTTCCCGCTGGGTAACACATCACTATTTATTAGAttctattaaattaaagatGGCGCATTTGTATTGGTGCAGGGTACAATTGTATAATCTGATCCGAATAACATTATACTTTCCCTAAACAGTTATATTACATATTTCGCATTATTCAAACCACAACCCTTTCAAAGCCCATACCTACTATGTATGAATGATTTTTACATGAATTTAATACCAATCATCTCACGTCAGCAAATTAATTAAGGCGTTTAGACTTCACAGGACAACATTCAATCCACACATGAATGTTTACGATATTATACTAGGCATAAACAATTTAGTACtcagttcatttttttttattctaaaaaaaatataacaaacatCTAGCCCTTTCACAAATCAAAATACCATACACAATaaatttatccaataatttCCCATACTTCTCACGTAtaccaatattattattattattatttaaataaccaACACTATGAAACAACCGGTAGCAACAACCGAAAATGTTGCTACAGTGAAAATGTTTGGCTATAACTAGAGTATTCCTCCGCGTTGAGCGACACTTGAGTCTCATAGTGGAGTGTGAGTTTTCTCTCCTTGAGTGTCCTTCGAGAGTGTCCTGATTTTGTGAGGAGCCTGTCTCTCTAAGTGTGCCTTTTGTTTTCGCATTCTTGTAAGTGTTTCATCCTCTCAATCTTTCGTTTTGTTCCTTCTTTCCTTTAAGCTTTCTTTTAATCCATGTTCTTTTGCATTTATGTTCGTTCCTTGTTCTTGTTAtacttgtttatttgttttgttatttcaccactcttcacttttttttaataataaactaataatggGGTATATAAGCTGGAAAATCGTTGTTAACCTCCCTTCGTTTTAAGGTATGATAGAGGAATTCGGGTAGAACAATGCTACGTAccctaaaaattattttaacttaaacaaATCATGGATATAAACTTGTTGGACTTAGATCTAGTAAGATCCTTTGCGAGGACCAGAGGATACATCTAGACTGGACTTCAAACTAGACTATGGacaaaattgagttaaaagaaaactaattgtATCAACCCTCTTTGACACAAACATAATATTCCTTCACTTTTGTCTCttagaaaaatgaacaaaaatttaaaaaatttggaagTTCAAGACAAGCTGGGATATAAACGATGGAGTCCTACTAAAGAACAAGTTGCTCTACTAGAGGCCCTTTTTGCATTTGGGATACAAAATCCAAATAGAGAGCAAGTGCACAAGATTGCAAcgaaacttaaaatttatgggGAAATTGGAGAGTATAGCgtttattgttggtttcaaaattATGGGTATCATGAAAAGCAACGATGCTTGAAGCAAAGCACCACCACCACATCTTACTCTCTATGtaagattcatgaaaaaaaaaaaaaaaaaaaagatatatatatatatatatatagtagtaaattttagtattttattattaataataattttaatggatagaaaattgtaaattttggata includes these proteins:
- the LOC108344078 gene encoding protein PSK SIMULATOR 1: MALETWLIKVKTALSHSLTKKPSFSSSKPKHVSVLSFEIANVMSKLLHLWQSLSDTNVIRLRNDAIALEGVRKLISNNESFLLSLAVAEFADSLRLVANSVSRLSNYCHEPSLRSFHRIFTEFANSGLDPRAWTLTTPKDIETKHRKLQHYVTLTATLHKEIDALTLVEGAFKKALLNADNAATEHSSHKKLSDLQQKIFWQKQEVKNLKERSLWNKNFDGVVLLLARFVFTVLARIKVVFGIGHSSSVPFLSRSLSSIYPSDHQNPISSCSFVSGPLRSSKLDDENENLGNGFFESNCKVLKLKGDGDGDTLGASALALHYANLVMVLEKMIKSPQLVGVDARDDLYGMLPSSIRSSLRARLRGVGFSACDDHVLAGEWRDALGRILGWLAPLAHNMVKWHSERSYEQQNLVPKTNVLLLQTLFFANKEKTEAAITELLVGLNYVWRFEREMTAKALFECTKFNNGFLSLHKPS